ATCTTCCGAATGATTTTCATTGCCTCCCACAAAACGGCACCCTGCGGAAAGGGACCTGCCACATAACGCGCCTTGGGTACTTTTTTCCCTGCGAGTTTCTCCGCGAACAATTCGCGTCCGCGTACCAAAAGAACGCGAGGAAAGTCCTCGTCGGTGATGAGTATATAATTAAAACTTTTATCATCTTTTTCCTTGGTGTTGTATTTTGGCTGATGTTTTTTAATAAGATGCGCTTCCAAAATGAGCGCCTCAAGCACCGAGTCGGTTCTGATCACATGCACAGAGTCGGCATCCGCAACCATTTTGGCAATCTGCAGACCGCGCGAAGCGTGCACGCCATTGGTGAAATAACTTTTCACTCGATTACGAAGCGAGGTCGCCTTGCCGATGTAGAGAATTTTTTTTCGCGGACTGCGAAAAAAATACACACCGGGTGCGTCAGGAAGTTTTTTCTTTGTAATATCTTGATATTTCATGGCTTTTGTGGTAACATTTTACTCCAGAAGTACCCGTTTTACAACAAACCACCAGAAAGGAGAATACGTCATGGGGACGCCGTCATATCCGTTCGAGTGCTTCAAAAAAAAGTACCTGTTCATCATCGTGCAATCCCAACCTCACTTCGACGACGAGTCNNNNNNNNNNNNNNNNNNNNNNNNNNNNNNNNNNNNNNNNNNNNNNNNNNNNNNNNNNNNNNNNNNNNNNNNNNNNNNNNNNNNNNNNNNNNNNNNNNNNCTTGCCCGGGAACAAAGGAGTTCTTCAAAATCTGTATGTACGCATACAGCGCGATACTCTAAACACACGATCTTTGAAAGGGCAAACCGTACGGTTTGCCCTTTTTCTTTACCTATCGTTTTTTTTCTTTTTTAAAACCCTCTTGAGATACGAACCCGTGTGGGAACCCTTTGCGAGAGCAACATCTTCCGGTGTTCCTTTCGCGACGATACGGCCGCCCGCCTCACCGCCTTCGGGACCGATATCAATGACGTAGTCGGCAGACTTGATGACGTCCATATTGTGTTCAATCACCACCACAGTATTGCCTTGATCAACAAGCTTTTGCAATATCTCAATGAGCTTTTTGACATCTTCGTAGTGGAGCCCTATGGTCGGCTCATCCAAGAGATAGATGGTCTTCTGTACATGTTGTCTATACAATTCGGAAGAGATCTTTACCCTCTGCGCTTCTCCGCCACTAAGTGTCGTCGCAGATTGCCCAAGCTCCAAATAGCCAAGTCCCACCTCATTAAGCGACTTCAAGCGATCGTAGATCGCGGGGATGTCCTCAAAAAAGGCAAGTGCTTCTTCCACAGTCATCTGTAAGACATCATAAATACTCTTCTTTTTGTATTTCACCTCAAGTGTTTCTTTTTCAAATCGCTTTCCACCGCACACATCGCACCCCACATACACGGTCGGTAAAAAGTGCATCTCCACCGCGATCTCGCCGTTCCCCTGGCACGCTTCGCACCGTCCCCCTTTTACGTTGAAGGAGAAGCGATTTGCTTTCCATCCGCGTACGCGCGCTTCCTCGGTGGAAGCGAATAGATCGCGGATGAACGTAAAAGCGCCCGTATAGGTGGCGGGGTTTGAGCGTGGCGTACGCCCGATCGCCGACTGGTCGATCATGATCGCGCGGGAGAGATATTCGGTCCCCGTCATGGACGCGCAGTTGTAAACTTCATTGCTGCGATATCTTTTATCAAACCGCGCCTGCAGATTTTTGTGGAGAATTTCATATACGAACGACGACTTGCCCGACCCCGAAACACCCGTTACCGCCACAAGCCGGCCAAGAGGCACTTCCGCTGTCATGTTTTTAATATTGAATATCTTTCCGCCCACGATGTGTAAAACGCCCTTGTTGTGCGTTCTTCTTTTTACGGGAATTTCAAGCATCTTGTCGCCACGCAGATAATCAAGGGTGATCGACCCTGACGTGTTTTTTGGAGCCGTGAGGAGTTTGTCCAAAAAGTCCGCAACGATGATGTTTCCACCGTGAATGCCGGCCGCAGGACCGATATCAACGAGATAATCGGAGGCGAATATCGTATCTTCGTCATGCTCAACGACAATGATGGTATTGCCGATATCGCGCAGATTTTGGAGCGTTTTGATGAGCCGGTCGTTGTCGCGCTGATGGAGTCCGATGGTCGGTTCATCAAGCACATAAAGAGCGCCGACAAGCTTTGAACCAAGCTGGGAAGCGAGACGAATGCGCTGTGCTTCCCCGCCGGAAAGGGTATTGGCGCGACGGTCAAGAGTAAGGTAATCAATTCCCACATCCAGCATGAACGCAAGGCGGTTTTCTATTTCCTTGATCACCACTTTTGATATTTCCCGCTCACGGGGAGACAGGGAAACGGTACCGAAAAATTCATACGCGTCGGCTATGGACATGGCTGTTGCGTTCACGATATTCTTTCCCCCAATCAGCACATGGAGCGCCTCTTGGCGCAAACGCGCGCCCTTGCATGTGGGACACGGTTCCGTGCCAAAGAAATGCTTGGTTCCCAAACCGTTGCACGCCTCGCACGCCCCATAGGGAGAGTTGAACGAAAAAAGGCGCGGTTCTATCTCCGGATATGAGAAACCGTCGTTGGGGCATGAAAATTTCGCCGACATGAGCGACTCTTCTTCGCCGATCACCACATTCACCAAACCGTCCGC
The window above is part of the Patescibacteria group bacterium genome. Proteins encoded here:
- the uvrA gene encoding excinuclease ABC subunit UvrA → IVKGARTHNLKNITVEMPRNKMIVFTGLSGSGKSSLAFDTIFAEGQRRYVESLSAYARQFLRQMQKPDVDEIVGLSPAISIDQKSRSNNPRSTVATITEIYDYLRVLYARIGHPHCLVCGEEIKRLSNEEILNFILQKVKKANKTPQEKKVLGVAYSSLSVQIFAPVVRGRKGEYYQLLYDLLGRGYAKVRVDGALKNLRDQIILSKTKKHTIEVLVDEMDILEFKENAKISRERLAESLERALHEADGLVNVVIGEEESLMSAKFSCPNDGFSYPEIEPRLFSFNSPYGACEACNGLGTKHFFGTEPCPTCKGARLRQEALHVLIGGKNIVNATAMSIADAYEFFGTVSLSPREREISKVVIKEIENRLAFMLDVGIDYLTLDRRANTLSGGEAQRIRLASQLGSKLVGALYVLDEPTIGLHQRDNDRLIKTLQNLRDIGNTIIVVEHDEDTIFASDYLVDIGPAAGIHGGNIIVADFLDKLLTAPKNTSGSITLDYLRGDKMLEIPVKRRTHNKGVLHIVGGKIFNIKNMTAEVPLGRLVAVTGVSGSGKSSFVYEILHKNLQARFDKRYRSNEVYNCASMTGTEYLSRAIMIDQSAIGRTPRSNPATYTGAFTFIRDLFASTEEARVRGWKANRFSFNVKGGRCEACQGNGEIAVEMHFLPTVYVGCDVCGGKRFEKETLEVKYKKKSIYDVLQMTVEEALAFFEDIPAIYDRLKSLNEVGLGYLELGQSATTLSGGEAQRVKISSELYRQHVQKTIYLLDEPTIGLHYEDVKKLIEILQKLVDQGNTVVVIEHNMDVIKSADYVIDIGPEGGEAGGRIVAKGTPEDVALAKGSHTGSYLKRVLKKKKNDR